The Halobacterium litoreum genome includes a region encoding these proteins:
- a CDS encoding 3-hydroxyacyl-CoA dehydrogenase family protein has translation MRVAVLGAGTMGHGIAQVSAMAGHDVALRDVDDDIVQDGLDAIESNLAGGVERDKVTDDEMAATLARIEGTTDLATAAGDADLVVEAVPEDVELKQNVLGEAEGVAPADAVLASNTSSLPVTEIAAALERPGQFVGLHFFNPVHIMALVEVVVAEQTSDATREFASEYVEGIEKTAVEVQDSPGFASSRLGVALGVEAMRMVEEGVASPRDVDASMELGYNHPMGPIELGDVVGLDVRLDILEHLREELGERFRPPQILKRKVRAGKLGKKTGEGFYVWEDGEIVGVSE, from the coding sequence ATGCGAGTCGCAGTACTCGGCGCTGGCACGATGGGCCACGGCATCGCGCAGGTCTCCGCGATGGCGGGCCACGACGTGGCGCTCCGAGACGTGGACGACGACATCGTACAGGACGGCCTCGACGCCATCGAGTCGAACCTCGCGGGCGGCGTGGAGCGCGACAAAGTCACCGACGACGAGATGGCGGCGACGCTCGCGCGCATCGAGGGGACGACCGACCTCGCCACGGCCGCGGGGGACGCCGACCTCGTCGTAGAGGCTGTCCCGGAGGACGTGGAACTCAAGCAGAACGTGCTCGGAGAGGCCGAAGGCGTCGCGCCAGCGGACGCCGTGCTGGCGTCGAACACGTCGAGTCTGCCGGTGACGGAAATCGCGGCGGCCTTGGAGCGACCCGGCCAGTTCGTCGGCCTGCACTTCTTCAACCCCGTCCACATCATGGCGCTCGTCGAGGTGGTGGTCGCCGAGCAGACGAGCGACGCGACCCGCGAGTTCGCGAGCGAGTACGTCGAAGGCATCGAGAAGACCGCGGTGGAGGTCCAGGATTCGCCTGGGTTCGCGTCCTCCCGACTCGGCGTCGCGCTCGGCGTCGAGGCGATGCGGATGGTCGAGGAGGGCGTCGCCAGCCCCCGGGACGTGGACGCGTCGATGGAACTCGGCTACAACCACCCGATGGGGCCAATCGAACTCGGGGACGTGGTCGGACTCGACGTGCGACTGGACATCCTCGAACACCTCCGCGAGGAGCTCGGTGAGCGCTTCCGCCCGCCCCAGATTCTCAAGCGCAAGGTGCGCGCGGGCAAGCTCGGGAAGAAGACCGGCGAGGGGTTCTACGTCTGGGAGGACGGCGAAATCGTCGGGGTGTCCGAATGA
- a CDS encoding enoyl-CoA hydratase/isomerase family protein codes for MTVADTAADCEFVEVTEDDPEHVTTVTIDRPDARNALNAQLREELKSVCAAIDDSDARVVVLTGSEDAGAFVAGADVGELRERNAVEQRRASERPRVYEVVEDLRQPVIARLNGHALGGGLELALACDVRVCHERAKLGSPEINLGIIPGGGATQRLPRVVGEGQAMKLVLSGDLVGAEEARDIGLVEDVYGDDFDDEVYDLAASMADNSPLALEYGKDAVKAASRMDLESGIDYEAELFAQLFATADKDEGIDAFFEDRDPEWQGR; via the coding sequence ATGACCGTCGCCGACACCGCCGCGGACTGCGAATTCGTCGAAGTCACGGAGGACGACCCCGAGCACGTCACTACCGTCACCATCGACCGGCCGGACGCGCGCAACGCGCTGAACGCACAGTTGCGCGAGGAACTGAAGTCTGTCTGCGCCGCAATCGACGACAGCGACGCGCGCGTCGTCGTGCTGACGGGAAGCGAGGACGCCGGCGCGTTCGTCGCGGGCGCGGACGTGGGCGAACTCCGCGAGCGCAACGCCGTCGAGCAGCGCCGCGCGAGCGAACGCCCCCGCGTCTACGAGGTCGTCGAAGACCTGCGCCAGCCCGTGATTGCGCGCTTGAACGGGCACGCGCTCGGCGGCGGCCTCGAACTCGCGCTCGCCTGCGACGTGCGCGTCTGCCACGAGCGCGCGAAACTCGGGAGCCCCGAAATCAACCTCGGCATCATCCCGGGCGGCGGCGCGACCCAGCGCCTCCCCCGGGTCGTCGGCGAGGGCCAGGCGATGAAACTGGTGCTCTCCGGCGACCTCGTCGGCGCCGAGGAGGCGCGAGACATCGGGCTCGTGGAGGACGTGTACGGCGACGACTTCGACGACGAGGTGTACGACCTCGCGGCGTCGATGGCCGACAACAGCCCGCTCGCGCTCGAATACGGGAAGGACGCCGTGAAGGCGGCCTCGCGGATGGACCTCGAATCGGGCATCGACTACGAGGCAGAGTTGTTCGCGCAACTGTTCGCCACCGCGGACAAAGACGAGGGCATCGACGCGTTCTTCGAGGACCGCGACCCGGAGTGGCAGGGCCGATAA
- a CDS encoding helix-turn-helix transcriptional regulator: MHRRVACCIVGLLVVASVVAPAAAATTPDEAIGMPEEFDPDSVSLSAALQADGDADWQFTYRMRLTNENETAAFEELQDDVQANTSTYVDRFRSRITETVASAESATGRNMSVGNVSVSTRVNSLNEDSLGVVTYSFEWGSFAAVEGDTVAAGDALEGFYLDNETSLTVSWPDGYEAAEIDPEGERPREDAVVWSGPLEFGAGQPSVVVAPSDEETTTEDNTVDLTDTEGGPSDANSGGAPSLATLAGGLLVVLAVAGGGWLYWSRNGRDEGDGPVPTPGDTGGGGAAAAAADDGDEDAGEPSESEQNEPPAELLSNEERVERFLESQGGRAKQQAVVEELGWTEAKTSQVVKQMREDDQLESFRIGRENVLKLPDADDLDE; encoded by the coding sequence ATGCACCGCAGGGTGGCGTGCTGTATCGTCGGCTTGCTCGTCGTGGCGTCCGTCGTCGCGCCCGCCGCGGCGGCGACCACGCCGGACGAGGCCATCGGGATGCCCGAGGAGTTCGACCCGGACTCCGTGTCGCTGTCGGCGGCGTTACAGGCCGACGGCGACGCTGACTGGCAGTTCACGTACCGGATGCGGCTGACGAACGAGAACGAGACGGCGGCCTTCGAGGAGTTACAGGACGACGTGCAGGCGAACACGTCGACGTACGTCGACCGGTTCCGCAGTCGAATCACGGAGACGGTGGCGTCCGCCGAGAGCGCCACGGGTCGGAACATGTCCGTGGGGAACGTCTCCGTGTCGACGCGCGTCAACAGCCTGAACGAGGACTCGCTGGGCGTCGTGACGTACAGTTTCGAGTGGGGGAGTTTCGCCGCCGTGGAGGGCGACACCGTCGCGGCGGGCGACGCCCTCGAGGGTTTCTACCTCGACAACGAGACGTCGCTGACCGTGTCGTGGCCTGACGGCTACGAGGCGGCCGAAATCGACCCCGAGGGCGAGCGACCGCGGGAAGACGCCGTGGTCTGGTCGGGGCCACTGGAGTTCGGCGCCGGGCAGCCGAGTGTCGTGGTCGCGCCGAGCGACGAGGAGACGACGACTGAGGACAACACGGTCGACCTGACGGACACCGAGGGCGGGCCGAGCGACGCGAACTCCGGCGGCGCCCCGTCGCTGGCGACGCTCGCCGGCGGCTTGCTCGTCGTGCTCGCTGTCGCGGGCGGCGGGTGGCTCTACTGGTCGCGGAACGGCCGCGACGAGGGCGACGGCCCGGTTCCCACGCCCGGCGACACCGGAGGCGGCGGCGCGGCGGCCGCGGCGGCCGACGACGGCGACGAGGACGCCGGCGAGCCCTCGGAGAGCGAGCAGAACGAACCGCCGGCGGAGTTGTTGAGCAACGAGGAGCGCGTCGAGCGCTTCCTCGAATCCCAGGGCGGGCGCGCGAAACAGCAGGCCGTCGTCGAGGAACTCGGGTGGACGGAGGCGAAGACGAGCCAGGTGGTCAAGCAGATGCGCGAGGACGACCAACTCGAATCGTTCCGCATCGGCCGCGAGAACGTCCTGAAACTGCCGGACGCCGACGACCTCGACGAGTAG
- a CDS encoding Glu/Leu/Phe/Val family dehydrogenase, translating into MTESGPLDNMLAQMEQAREYVDIDDGIFTRLQSPERTLTVSLPVRMDDGSVEVFEAYRCQFDSARGPFKGGIRYHPNVSQEEVSALAGWMTWKTALVDLPFGGAKGGIICNPKELSDAEIEQLTRRYTEGIRRMIGPEIDIPAPDMNTNPRTMAWIMDTYSMYQGYAVPEVVTGKPPEIGGTDGRVEATGRGVAIITEETFEYFDTDVENADVAIQGFGNVGSVTAQLLDERGANVVAVSDVTGAIYDPDGLDIDAVLDYVAGNDGRLEGYDAEAITNDDLLTLDVDALIPAAIEDVITVDVAERLEADVVVEAANGPTTFDAANVLEERGVPVVPDILANAGGVIVSYLEWVQNSQQYSWEVEEVNRDLEERLTTSFDEMLTAYEEKSIPTLRTAAYTIALERTASAHEYRGLFP; encoded by the coding sequence ATGACCGAGAGTGGGCCACTCGACAACATGCTCGCGCAGATGGAGCAGGCGCGGGAGTACGTCGACATCGACGACGGCATCTTCACACGACTGCAGTCCCCGGAGCGCACGCTCACCGTGAGCCTCCCGGTCCGGATGGACGACGGGAGCGTCGAAGTGTTCGAAGCGTACCGGTGTCAGTTCGACAGCGCGCGCGGTCCGTTCAAGGGCGGCATCCGCTACCACCCGAACGTCTCCCAGGAGGAGGTCTCCGCGCTCGCGGGCTGGATGACGTGGAAGACCGCGCTCGTCGACCTGCCGTTCGGCGGCGCGAAGGGCGGCATCATCTGTAACCCGAAGGAGCTCTCCGACGCCGAAATCGAACAACTCACCCGCCGGTACACCGAGGGCATCCGTCGGATGATCGGCCCGGAGATCGACATCCCCGCGCCGGACATGAACACGAACCCGCGCACGATGGCGTGGATCATGGACACGTACTCGATGTACCAGGGGTACGCCGTTCCCGAGGTCGTCACCGGGAAACCGCCGGAAATCGGCGGGACCGACGGCCGCGTCGAGGCGACCGGTCGCGGCGTCGCCATCATCACCGAGGAGACCTTCGAGTACTTCGACACGGACGTCGAGAACGCCGACGTGGCGATTCAGGGCTTCGGGAACGTCGGGAGCGTCACTGCCCAACTGCTCGACGAGCGCGGCGCGAACGTCGTCGCCGTCTCCGACGTGACGGGCGCCATCTACGACCCGGACGGCCTCGACATCGACGCGGTGCTCGACTACGTCGCGGGCAACGACGGCCGCCTCGAAGGCTACGACGCGGAGGCCATCACGAACGACGACCTGCTCACGCTCGACGTGGACGCCCTGATTCCGGCGGCCATCGAGGACGTCATCACCGTCGACGTCGCCGAGCGCCTCGAAGCCGACGTGGTCGTGGAGGCCGCCAACGGCCCGACGACGTTCGACGCGGCGAACGTCCTCGAAGAGCGCGGCGTGCCGGTCGTACCGGACATCCTCGCGAACGCGGGCGGCGTCATCGTCTCGTACCTCGAGTGGGTGCAGAACAGCCAGCAGTACTCCTGGGAGGTCGAGGAGGTCAACCGCGACCTCGAAGAGCGCCTGACGACGTCCTTCGACGAGATGCTCACCGCCTACGAGGAGAAGTCGATTCCGACGCTGCGCACCGCGGCGTACACCATCGCGCTCGAACGCACGGCGTCTGCACACGAGTACCGCGGGCTGTTCCCGTAA
- a CDS encoding HAD family hydrolase, which translates to MTYEAVFFDLDDTLYSYPECNEAGKQAAWEEAVELGYDSSREDFEDLYMEARREVKRELAGTASAHERFLYFKRAIQIQTGTHSARHALALGEAYWDAYVDEMELFDGVIETLETLQDAGLDVAIVTNLTTRIQMKKIEHLGIEEHLDLVLTSEETGREKPSSVMFTLPMAQLNVRPSEVAMVGDSVSADVEGGNALGLTTVLFNNDADGLEGRERPDHQIQEFANVREVVL; encoded by the coding sequence ATGACCTACGAAGCGGTGTTCTTCGACCTCGACGACACGCTCTACTCGTATCCGGAGTGCAACGAGGCGGGCAAGCAGGCGGCCTGGGAGGAGGCCGTCGAACTCGGTTACGACTCCAGTCGCGAGGACTTCGAGGACCTCTACATGGAGGCCCGTCGCGAGGTCAAACGCGAACTCGCGGGGACGGCGTCGGCCCACGAGCGGTTCCTCTACTTCAAGCGCGCCATCCAGATTCAGACCGGGACGCACAGCGCGCGGCACGCCCTCGCGCTCGGGGAAGCGTACTGGGACGCGTACGTCGACGAGATGGAACTGTTCGACGGCGTCATCGAGACCCTCGAAACCCTGCAGGACGCGGGGCTGGACGTGGCGATAGTGACGAATCTCACGACGCGCATCCAGATGAAGAAGATAGAACACCTCGGCATCGAGGAACACCTAGACCTCGTGTTGACCAGCGAGGAGACGGGCCGCGAGAAGCCGAGTAGCGTGATGTTCACGCTCCCGATGGCGCAACTGAACGTGCGACCGAGCGAGGTCGCGATGGTCGGGGACTCCGTGTCGGCGGACGTCGAAGGCGGGAACGCGCTCGGCCTGACGACGGTGCTGTTCAACAACGACGCCGACGGGCTGGAGGGGCGGGAGCGCCCGGACCACCAGATTCAGGAGTTCGCGAACGTAAGAGAGGTGGTACTGTAA
- a CDS encoding class II aldolase/adducin family protein yields the protein MLARERVAVVDHAPSLSDLTPGRTGNLSVRRGERFAATPTGVPYDGFDASDVPVVDMDGDVVAGEMDPTSEVPMHTGIYRRLDAGAIVHTHSPWASTLAVLGEELPPIHYMITAVGRKVPVAGYEPYGTDDLAELVVEEMDAADSKACILANHGLVVVGEDLPTAVENTVHVEELCKVYLRARQHGEPNRLSDEQLATVEAKFESYGQSED from the coding sequence ATGCTCGCACGCGAACGCGTCGCCGTCGTCGACCACGCACCGTCGTTGAGTGACCTGACTCCGGGCCGCACCGGGAACCTGAGCGTGCGCCGCGGCGAGCGGTTCGCGGCGACGCCGACCGGCGTGCCCTACGACGGGTTCGACGCGAGCGACGTGCCCGTCGTCGACATGGACGGCGACGTGGTCGCCGGGGAGATGGACCCGACGAGCGAGGTGCCGATGCACACCGGCATCTACCGCCGGCTCGACGCGGGCGCCATCGTCCACACGCACTCACCGTGGGCGTCCACGCTCGCGGTGCTCGGCGAGGAACTCCCGCCGATTCACTACATGATTACCGCCGTCGGGCGGAAGGTGCCGGTCGCGGGCTACGAGCCCTACGGCACCGACGACCTCGCCGAACTCGTCGTCGAGGAGATGGACGCCGCGGACTCGAAGGCCTGTATCCTCGCGAACCACGGCCTCGTCGTCGTCGGCGAGGACCTGCCGACGGCCGTCGAGAACACGGTTCACGTCGAGGAACTCTGCAAGGTCTACTTGCGGGCGCGCCAGCACGGCGAACCGAACCGCCTGAGCGACGAGCAGTTGGCGACCGTCGAGGCGAAGTTCGAGTCCTACGGGCAGAGCGAGGACTGA
- a CDS encoding sialidase family protein has protein sequence MLLIGSDDGVHRTEGVADATAARAQRALDSGQAMRVRTFDSVPGAFAATTTGLYHTRDGESWTDLGVPEAEVYAVGASPDGSRLYAGTRPARIYVADAADGPADPAWRELDAFRALGERDDWGIDRHENVAQVRDVLVHPEDAERVVAAVEVGGVYVSEDGGETWADRRIEGFDAPHTDDVHHVALGERDAMVAATGSGLYRATDAGRNWTRLDDGAQTYFRESLLRDGVAFAGGSPTPPSSWLDDRNHALFVSRDGEAVDAVDSPTPDEVAVGWCEYDGDPVAATNRGTLLRREDDGWRAVGSVPASESVHGRCIPLAQFEA, from the coding sequence ATGCTACTAATCGGGAGCGACGACGGCGTACATCGGACCGAGGGCGTCGCAGACGCCACGGCGGCGCGCGCCCAGCGAGCGCTGGACTCCGGGCAGGCGATGCGCGTGCGGACGTTCGACAGCGTTCCGGGCGCGTTCGCGGCGACGACGACCGGCCTCTACCACACCCGAGACGGCGAGTCGTGGACGGACCTCGGCGTGCCCGAAGCGGAAGTGTACGCCGTCGGCGCGAGCCCCGACGGCAGCCGGCTCTACGCCGGCACGCGGCCCGCACGAATCTACGTCGCAGACGCGGCCGACGGCCCCGCCGACCCCGCGTGGCGCGAACTCGACGCGTTCCGCGCGCTCGGCGAGCGCGACGACTGGGGCATCGACCGCCACGAGAACGTCGCGCAGGTCCGAGACGTGCTCGTTCACCCAGAGGACGCCGAGCGCGTCGTCGCGGCCGTCGAGGTCGGCGGCGTCTACGTCAGCGAGGACGGCGGCGAGACGTGGGCCGACCGCCGAATCGAGGGGTTCGACGCGCCACACACCGACGACGTACACCACGTCGCGCTCGGCGAGAGGGACGCGATGGTGGCGGCGACCGGAAGCGGCCTCTACCGGGCGACCGACGCGGGCCGGAACTGGACGCGCCTCGACGACGGCGCGCAGACGTACTTCCGGGAGTCGCTCCTCCGGGACGGCGTCGCGTTCGCGGGCGGGTCGCCGACGCCGCCGTCGTCGTGGCTGGACGACCGGAATCACGCGCTGTTCGTCTCGCGGGACGGCGAGGCGGTCGATGCGGTGGACTCGCCGACACCCGACGAGGTGGCGGTCGGCTGGTGCGAGTACGACGGTGACCCCGTCGCGGCGACGAACCGCGGGACGCTCCTCCGACGCGAGGACGACGGTTGGCGTGCGGTCGGGTCGGTTCCGGCGTCCGAGTCGGTCCACGGCCGATGCATCCCGCTCGCGCAGTTCGAGGCCTGA
- a CDS encoding penicillin acylase family protein: MDDIDTARRGLVAAVVGGAAAGGFFSPAASYLDRFAPLSGDVWEATTDSAPGSVDSDYGAATVQYDGHRVPEVTADDEQALYYAVGYAHGTDRLFQMDLQRRLMRGQLSAVVGERALESDRFRVQMDFARAADANWDALQSRNPEVAGILEAYTEGVNAAREDQALPPEFELLDYEPAPWTPADTLVLQLQISWTLTGSFETLRRARLRDQLGENYEELFPRRYDHDSPILRDEDGGRVAGRGTPSTGADAAVPDGDLTDWLSAFEAPDGVGSNSWVVGGEHTESGEPIVANDPHLSLLAPPVWYQQHLDWGDGWVRGVTFPGVPFVIIGENDAGAWGFTNAGADVLDCYAYEVDGDQYRYEGEWRDFRTEDHTIEVADGEDVTVTKRKTVHGPMVEREDRRVGVAWTGLSATATTDAIHAYAHSDGLEDFREATRDFDLPTQCVVYADREGNTYYKVTGRIPVRYTDGERVEGWRVFDGSAGEGEWPGYTPYGESSWDGFVPFEDKPGAVNPGYVATANQRIVDDPEYYLAESYSTPFRGERIYELLDAQTADGAVTPESMRDLQLDALDTRARRLVPRILEAADVDSAGAPFDALADWDYRMVADSEPALAFAAFVDAYREALYADAFDALGFDDGYWPTDWVTVHLADDSAWFDRDDTPESATAAMQSALDAASERIGEEGWETYGDYNVVSLDHPFDQSFLNYPRMPTDGSPATVNNYRRDAAVGSSWRMVVPMAGDAAVVLPGGNDGDPFSGQYHDQLRAWADGDYFAFDREFDGPSVDFGGGA, from the coding sequence ATGGACGACATCGACACCGCACGCCGCGGGCTCGTCGCCGCCGTCGTCGGCGGCGCGGCGGCGGGCGGGTTCTTCTCTCCGGCGGCGTCGTATCTCGACCGGTTCGCGCCGCTGTCCGGTGACGTGTGGGAGGCGACCACCGACAGCGCGCCGGGGAGCGTGGACAGCGACTACGGCGCGGCGACGGTGCAGTACGACGGCCACCGCGTGCCCGAGGTGACGGCCGACGACGAGCAGGCGCTCTACTACGCCGTCGGCTACGCGCACGGTACCGACCGGCTGTTCCAGATGGACCTCCAGCGTCGCCTGATGCGCGGGCAACTGTCCGCCGTCGTGGGGGAGCGCGCGCTGGAGTCCGACCGGTTCCGCGTGCAGATGGACTTCGCGCGCGCCGCCGACGCGAACTGGGACGCGCTCCAGTCGCGGAACCCCGAGGTGGCGGGGATTCTGGAGGCGTACACCGAGGGCGTGAACGCGGCCCGTGAGGACCAGGCCCTGCCACCGGAGTTCGAACTGCTGGACTACGAGCCAGCGCCGTGGACGCCCGCCGACACGCTGGTGCTCCAGCTCCAGATTTCGTGGACGCTCACCGGGAGTTTCGAGACGCTCCGGCGCGCCCGGCTCCGCGACCAGTTGGGCGAGAACTACGAGGAGTTGTTCCCGCGGCGCTACGACCACGACAGCCCGATTCTGCGCGACGAGGACGGCGGGCGCGTGGCGGGTCGGGGCACGCCGAGCACAGGCGCCGACGCGGCGGTGCCGGACGGCGACCTGACCGACTGGCTGTCAGCCTTCGAGGCGCCCGACGGCGTCGGGTCGAACAGTTGGGTGGTGGGCGGCGAGCACACGGAGAGCGGCGAGCCGATAGTGGCGAACGACCCGCACCTCTCCCTGCTCGCGCCGCCGGTCTGGTACCAGCAACACCTCGACTGGGGGGACGGCTGGGTTCGGGGGGTGACGTTCCCCGGCGTCCCGTTCGTCATCATCGGGGAGAACGACGCCGGGGCGTGGGGGTTCACGAACGCCGGCGCGGACGTGCTGGACTGCTACGCGTACGAGGTGGACGGCGACCAGTACCGGTACGAGGGCGAGTGGCGGGACTTCCGGACCGAGGACCACACCATCGAGGTGGCGGACGGCGAGGACGTGACGGTCACGAAGCGCAAGACCGTCCACGGTCCGATGGTCGAACGAGAGGACCGGCGCGTCGGCGTGGCGTGGACCGGCCTCTCGGCGACGGCGACGACCGACGCCATCCACGCGTACGCCCACAGCGACGGGCTCGAGGACTTCCGGGAGGCGACCCGGGACTTCGACCTGCCGACGCAGTGTGTCGTCTACGCGGACCGCGAGGGCAACACGTACTACAAGGTGACGGGACGGATTCCGGTGCGGTACACGGACGGCGAGCGCGTCGAGGGGTGGCGGGTGTTCGACGGCTCCGCGGGCGAGGGCGAGTGGCCGGGGTACACGCCCTACGGCGAGTCGTCGTGGGACGGCTTCGTCCCCTTCGAAGACAAGCCGGGCGCGGTGAATCCCGGGTACGTCGCCACCGCGAACCAGCGCATCGTCGACGACCCGGAGTACTACCTCGCGGAGTCGTACAGCACGCCGTTCCGCGGCGAGCGCATCTACGAACTGCTCGACGCGCAGACGGCCGACGGCGCCGTGACCCCGGAGTCGATGCGGGACCTCCAGTTGGACGCGCTCGACACGCGCGCCAGACGGCTCGTCCCCCGAATACTCGAAGCGGCCGATGTAGATTCGGCGGGCGCGCCGTTCGACGCGCTCGCGGACTGGGACTACCGAATGGTCGCGGACAGCGAACCGGCGCTCGCGTTCGCGGCGTTCGTCGACGCGTACCGCGAGGCGCTCTACGCGGACGCCTTCGACGCGCTCGGGTTCGACGACGGCTACTGGCCGACCGACTGGGTGACCGTCCACCTCGCCGACGACAGCGCGTGGTTCGACCGCGACGACACCCCGGAGAGCGCGACGGCGGCGATGCAGTCGGCTCTCGACGCCGCGAGCGAGCGAATCGGCGAGGAGGGCTGGGAGACGTACGGCGACTACAACGTCGTCTCGCTCGACCACCCCTTCGACCAGTCCTTCCTGAACTATCCCCGAATGCCGACCGACGGCTCCCCGGCGACGGTGAACAACTACCGCCGCGACGCCGCCGTTGGGAGCAGTTGGCGGATGGTCGTGCCGATGGCCGGCGACGCCGCCGTCGTGTTGCCGGGCGGGAACGACGGCGACCCGTTCAGCGGCCAGTACCACGACCAACTCCGGGCGTGGGCGGACGGCGATTACTTCGCGTTCGACAGGGAGTTCGACGGTCCGAGCGTCGACTTCGGGGGTGGTGCGTGA